In Apodemus sylvaticus chromosome 8, mApoSyl1.1, whole genome shotgun sequence, one genomic interval encodes:
- the Spcs1 gene encoding signal peptidase complex subunit 1 isoform X2: MARGGARGCPCPSETSASGATAEVRRLAGRPGCLRHRPPQAVLLNNRLPSFRCRYRSSATMLEHLSSLPTQMDYKGQKLAEQMFQGIILFSALTLPPCPIYRRHPLKWLPVQDLGTEDKKSGDRKIKRHAKNN; encoded by the exons ATGGCGCGGGGCGGGGCCAGGGGTTGTCCGTGCCCATCGGAGACATCCGCTTCCGGGGCCACGGCCGAAGTGAGGCGCTTGGCTGGTCGGCCTGGCTGTCTTCGGCATCGTCCCCCGCAAGCCGTACTCCTTAATAATCGGCTACCTTCGTTTCGCTGTCGGTATCGGTCTTCGGCAACCATGCTGGAACACCTGAGTTCGCTGCCCACCCAGATG GACTACAAGGGGCAGAAGCTAGCTGAGCAGATGTTTCAGGGGATTATTCTCTTTTCTGCA CTGACACTCCCTCCGTGTCCTATCTACCGCCGACATCCCCTAAAGTGGTTACCTGTTCAAGACTTAGGcacagaagacaagaaatcaggggacagaaaaATTAAGAGGCATGCTAAAAATAACTGA
- the Spcs1 gene encoding signal peptidase complex subunit 1 isoform X1 codes for MARGGARGCPCPSETSASGATAEVRRLAGRPGCLRHRPPQAVLLNNRLPSFRCRYRSSATMLEHLSSLPTQMDYKGQKLAEQMFQGIILFSAIVGFIYGYVAEQFGWTVYIVMAGFAFSCLLTLPPCPIYRRHPLKWLPVQDLGTEDKKSGDRKIKRHAKNN; via the exons ATGGCGCGGGGCGGGGCCAGGGGTTGTCCGTGCCCATCGGAGACATCCGCTTCCGGGGCCACGGCCGAAGTGAGGCGCTTGGCTGGTCGGCCTGGCTGTCTTCGGCATCGTCCCCCGCAAGCCGTACTCCTTAATAATCGGCTACCTTCGTTTCGCTGTCGGTATCGGTCTTCGGCAACCATGCTGGAACACCTGAGTTCGCTGCCCACCCAGATG GACTACAAGGGGCAGAAGCTAGCTGAGCAGATGTTTCAGGGGATTATTCTCTTTTCTGCA aTAGTTGGGTTTATCTACGGGTACGTGGCTGAACAGTTTGGGTGGACTGTCTACATAGTTATGGCCGGATTTGCTTTCTCATGTTTG CTGACACTCCCTCCGTGTCCTATCTACCGCCGACATCCCCTAAAGTGGTTACCTGTTCAAGACTTAGGcacagaagacaagaaatcaggggacagaaaaATTAAGAGGCATGCTAAAAATAACTGA